One Vigna unguiculata cultivar IT97K-499-35 chromosome 7, ASM411807v1, whole genome shotgun sequence genomic region harbors:
- the LOC114190611 gene encoding protein PATRONUS 2-like isoform X1, with amino-acid sequence MAARTGRLLQNQNLNVHANGAGSVSGKADLPGQRKGRAGGRKPLGDLSNAGNLTNQFDGKKAHDGSLNIGKPSVNQAPKLQKSKNLETEKRIANKASGKSLTGSRKALSDISNSGKPQGPEIKNKHTLKPSLLIEESLPPSAIAEERILHDHKKCIKSQVETADVHHFFKTVGLEDDADDHMAISFELSAISKLKSESAYLELEEVPERLPEMQSLSAMHGSPANCKTPGLSSYRTMWNDSTVNFKLIETPKVSKN; translated from the exons ATGGCAGCAAGAACTGGTCGCTTGCTTCAAAACCAAAACCTCAATGTCCATGCTAATG GAGCAGGATCTGTTTCTGGGAAGGCAGATTTACCAGGACAGAGGAAAGGTAGAGCTGGGGGAAGAAAACCACTTGGAGATCTATCCAATGCAGGGAACCTCACCAACCAATTTGATGGAAAGAAAGCCCATGATGGTTCATTGAACATTGGCAAACCCTCTGTTAATCAGGCACCGAAGTTGCAGAAGTCAAAGAATCTTGAAACTGAAAAAAGAATTGCCAACAAAGCTTCTGGAAAATCACTTACTGGTAGCAGGAAAGCACTTTCTGACATTTCAAACTCCGGGAAGCCACAAGGTCCtgagattaaaaataaacacaCCCTGAAACCTAGTTTGCTGATAGAGGAATCTCTTCCTCCCAGTGCAATTGCTGAAGAACGGATCTTGCATGATCATAAGAAATGTATAAAATCACAGGTTGAAACTGCAGATGTGCATCACTTTTTCAAGACTGTTGGACTTGAGGATG ATGCAGATGATCACATGGCAATATCCTTTGAACTGTCTGCAATAAGTAAACTGAag TCTGAAAGTGCATACTTGGAATTGGAGGAGGTACCTGAGCGGTTGCCTGAAATGCAGTCTCTATCTGCTATGCATGGTTCCCCAGCAAACTGCAAGACTCCTGGCTTATCGAGTTACCGTACAATGTGGAATGACTCTACTGTCAACTTCAAGTTGATTGAGACACCAAAAGTGTCCAAAAATTGA
- the LOC114190611 gene encoding protein PATRONUS 2-like isoform X2: MAARTGRLLQNQNLNVHANGSVSGKADLPGQRKGRAGGRKPLGDLSNAGNLTNQFDGKKAHDGSLNIGKPSVNQAPKLQKSKNLETEKRIANKASGKSLTGSRKALSDISNSGKPQGPEIKNKHTLKPSLLIEESLPPSAIAEERILHDHKKCIKSQVETADVHHFFKTVGLEDDADDHMAISFELSAISKLKSESAYLELEEVPERLPEMQSLSAMHGSPANCKTPGLSSYRTMWNDSTVNFKLIETPKVSKN; this comes from the exons ATGGCAGCAAGAACTGGTCGCTTGCTTCAAAACCAAAACCTCAATGTCCATGCTAATG GATCTGTTTCTGGGAAGGCAGATTTACCAGGACAGAGGAAAGGTAGAGCTGGGGGAAGAAAACCACTTGGAGATCTATCCAATGCAGGGAACCTCACCAACCAATTTGATGGAAAGAAAGCCCATGATGGTTCATTGAACATTGGCAAACCCTCTGTTAATCAGGCACCGAAGTTGCAGAAGTCAAAGAATCTTGAAACTGAAAAAAGAATTGCCAACAAAGCTTCTGGAAAATCACTTACTGGTAGCAGGAAAGCACTTTCTGACATTTCAAACTCCGGGAAGCCACAAGGTCCtgagattaaaaataaacacaCCCTGAAACCTAGTTTGCTGATAGAGGAATCTCTTCCTCCCAGTGCAATTGCTGAAGAACGGATCTTGCATGATCATAAGAAATGTATAAAATCACAGGTTGAAACTGCAGATGTGCATCACTTTTTCAAGACTGTTGGACTTGAGGATG ATGCAGATGATCACATGGCAATATCCTTTGAACTGTCTGCAATAAGTAAACTGAag TCTGAAAGTGCATACTTGGAATTGGAGGAGGTACCTGAGCGGTTGCCTGAAATGCAGTCTCTATCTGCTATGCATGGTTCCCCAGCAAACTGCAAGACTCCTGGCTTATCGAGTTACCGTACAATGTGGAATGACTCTACTGTCAACTTCAAGTTGATTGAGACACCAAAAGTGTCCAAAAATTGA